CGCTCCACTTCGCGCTCGGCCTGCACCTTGGTGAAGCCGCTGGCAGACAGCCATTGCTCCACCTCTTCGGCCGAGGTATTGGCCGGCAGCTCCACCGGGAAGGTGATGGCAATGCGCGGGTCGCCTGCAGCCTCGCAGCGCTGGGCCAGTTCGGCATAGATGCTGTCCGCCGTGTCGTGGCGCACCGGCAGGGCCGTCCTGCTGTCGAACAGCTGGGCCGCGCGCGCAAACAGCAGCTTGAGGTGATCGTTGATCTCCGTCATCGTGCCCACGGTGGAGCGCGAGTTGCGCACCGGGTTGGTCTGGTCGATGGCAATCGCGGGCGGCACACCCTCGACCTTGTCCACAGCCGGCTTGTCCATGCGATCGAGGAACTGGCGCGCATAGGCGGAGAAGGTCTCGACATAGCGGCGCTGACCTTCGGCGTACAGCGTGTCGAACACCAGACTGGACTTTCCCGAGCCGCTGGGGCCGGTGACTACGGTCAGCTCACCGGTACGGATATCGATGTCCAGATTGCGAAGATTGTGCTGGCGAGCACCACGGATACGGATCAGGCCCTGCGTCATGTTCTGCGGTCTTTTCTATGGAGGCCAAACATTCTAGGCAGTCCTGGCAAGAGCCTGGGTTGCACATGTGCATTCCGGCTGTGCAGCAGCATTGAAAAGTGCAATAAAAAAAGGTTCATCGCGCATTACCGGGGAATGCTGCCCGAATCTTCAGAAAGAAGTAGTCCTGATCGCGGTAGCCATAGGCCCGGCGCTTGATGACCTTGATGGTGTTGTTGATGCCCTCCACAACACTTGTGTTCAACGGATGCCTGCATCGGGCGATGATCCCGTGCAGGTAGCTTTGCAAGCGCTGAGCGAAGGTGCTCAGTGCGGCAATGCCGCTTTGATGGGCTTGATCACACCAGTGCCGCCAGGCGCGATGCGCCCAAGTCGCACGACGGTAGAACCACAACTGTTTGAGCTCGTCGCGCAAGACGTATACCGTCATCAATGGTTGATTGGCCGCCAGCAGTTCCTTGAGTTGCACTGCTTGTTGAGGCTGCAGCTTGTTGCGATTGCGCAGCAGCAACCAGCGGCTGGATTTGAGCACCTTACGTGCTGAGGGCTGTTGGCGCAGCAAGTTGGCCTGATCGACACGCACTCGGTCGATGACCTCCCGGCCGTACTTGGCCACGACATGGAACAGGTCATAGACGATCTCGGCGTTAGGGCAGTGGGCCTTAATCTCCAGCTCGTAAGCCGTAGTCATGTCGATAGCAACTGCGCGAATGCGCTGGGCAACGCCAGCGGGCAACTGCTCGAAGAACTGGCGGGCCGTCTCGCGTGAGCGCCCTTGCCCCACCCACAGCACCTGCCGGCTGATGGGGTCGACGACGACTGTGGCGTAGCGATGGCCCTTGTGCAGCGCAAACTCGTCCATCGCCAGGTACTCGATCTGATCCCATTGCGGCTGCGCAGTGTTGGCCAGCAGCAAGGCTTTGTCGATGGACTTGACGGTGTGCCAGCCCAGATCGAAGAAGGCCGCTACCGCCTTGATGCTGCTGCTGCGAAGCAACTGGCTGCACGCCTGCGCCAGACGGTCTGTGACGCGCTGGTAGCGACCGAGCCAGCTGAGTTTCTCCAGGTGCGGGCCACCACAGCTATCGCACCACAGACGCCGACGCGGCACATGTAGCACCACTCTGTACTCGAACAATGCCAGATCGCGCACGCGCCGTGTCGTGGTCTCATGGACTTGGCTGCACTGCGCACCGCAGCGCTCGCAATGCATGACGCTGGCCTGCGGCTTCAGATAAATCGACACGGTGCGGCTATCGCCCTGGGGCCACTGCACACGTTCAACCACGTAGCCCTCCCAGCCGCCAAGAGCCTGCAATAACTTCGAGTCCAGCATTTGATTTGTTCTCCGATGTCAGTGTCGTTGCCATCAGATTACAAAACGAACGGGCTTATCTCCACGAAATTCCTCGATGAACCTAAAAAAAGCCCCGACCGATGGGGCTTTGATCCTTTGATCGCTTGCGGCAGTCTTTATTTGGACTCCGCCGGTGCATGAATCGCTTCGGCACCATGCTTTTCTCCACTCATATCCACCTTGTCACCGGCCTTCATGATGACAAACAGCGCCACGGCGGCAAACACCACAAAACCAATCGCCAGCTTCCACATATCAGTCTCCAGAGTGTTATGAACAAGCAGCCGGTGCAGCCGCTCGTGCCACGCCAGTCAGCACGACCATTGAGCCTGAGCGAGTTTGCGCGTGGCTTACTGCCAGACAGGCTGCACATAAGAAAAAACCCCATGCCTTGCGACATGGGGTGTGAACTTGGAGTAATGGTCTGCATTATCAGCTGCAGCTGCTGGAGACACCGCTTGCGCGGTGCACAAATTAGAAGTTGTGACGGATACCCACAGCAAAGGAGCTGAAGTCCTTGCCTGCGCCACCACTTGCACGCAGAGAGGAGATAGTGCTACCGCCATTGAGATAGCTGATGCCGTTACTGTTGTTGATACGTGTGTAGTAGGTATAGACCTTGGTGCGCTTGCTCAGGTTGTAGTTGTAGCCAAGCGTCCATTGTGTTGCCGCAGAATCAGCAATATTGCTCCACTTGTTGGCATGACCCACGTTGGCATGGAATTCCGAAGCGCCCATGGTGTACATGGCCGACAGACGGAAGTTGTTGCGCGAACCAGCGCCGGTGCCGCTGATCTGGTTGTCGTCCTTGTTACGCTGGTAGTAGGCACCCAGAGTCACTTGACCGAATGTGTACAGGCCGCGCAGGGCAGCTTGCCAGTTGTCGCCCACCTTGCTGAAGCCGGCGCCCAGGTGCAGGGGTCCGGTGGCGTAGTTGGCGGCCAGATCGTAGCCATTCTTGCGAGGACCGACCGAGGGATCCTTCTCGTGCATCGACACGGAGGCATCCACTGTCAGGCCGCCCATGTTGGGGGTGCGATAGCCGACCTTGTTCTTGGTGCTCAGACCGCCGAACCAGACGGGATCGTAGTACAGCGCATCCGAAGATGGGCCGGTGTCGTGGTTGTGCATGCTGATGTAGTCAGCAGTTGCGTAGTAGGACTCGGGAACGAAGTTGCCCAGACGGACCATACCGAAGCCGCCAGAAAGGTTCACCTCGCTTTGACGACCAAAAGTCAGGCCGGAACCAGTTCCGTGAGTCCAGGGAGTGCCTGCGCCGTCATCCGAATTGAAGCCGGACTCCAACGTGAAGCCAGCCTTCAGGCCGCCACCCAGATCTTCCGTTCCACGGATACCGAAGCGCGAAGCATTGTTGACCATGCCCGTAGCGGAGGTGTCGCCCAGCTTCTGGTGCTCAATCGAAGTGTTCACGCGGCCGTACAGCGTCACGCTGCTCTGTGCCATTGCGGTGGTTGCGCCCATCACAGCCAGTGCGGCCAGTGCGATGCGAGTCATCTTGGTCATTCAATGCTCCTATGTCCTGGGATAGTGTTTTTTGCACCGCATTGGCTTGTAGGTTGTTGGCCCTC
This window of the Comamonas testosteroni genome carries:
- a CDS encoding ISL3 family transposase, which produces MLDSKLLQALGGWEGYVVERVQWPQGDSRTVSIYLKPQASVMHCERCGAQCSQVHETTTRRVRDLALFEYRVVLHVPRRRLWCDSCGGPHLEKLSWLGRYQRVTDRLAQACSQLLRSSSIKAVAAFFDLGWHTVKSIDKALLLANTAQPQWDQIEYLAMDEFALHKGHRYATVVVDPISRQVLWVGQGRSRETARQFFEQLPAGVAQRIRAVAIDMTTAYELEIKAHCPNAEIVYDLFHVVAKYGREVIDRVRVDQANLLRQQPSARKVLKSSRWLLLRNRNKLQPQQAVQLKELLAANQPLMTVYVLRDELKQLWFYRRATWAHRAWRHWCDQAHQSGIAALSTFAQRLQSYLHGIIARCRHPLNTSVVEGINNTIKVIKRRAYGYRDQDYFFLKIRAAFPGNAR
- a CDS encoding porin, which translates into the protein MTKMTRIALAALAVMGATTAMAQSSVTLYGRVNTSIEHQKLGDTSATGMVNNASRFGIRGTEDLGGGLKAGFTLESGFNSDDGAGTPWTHGTGSGLTFGRQSEVNLSGGFGMVRLGNFVPESYYATADYISMHNHDTGPSSDALYYDPVWFGGLSTKNKVGYRTPNMGGLTVDASVSMHEKDPSVGPRKNGYDLAANYATGPLHLGAGFSKVGDNWQAALRGLYTFGQVTLGAYYQRNKDDNQISGTGAGSRNNFRLSAMYTMGASEFHANVGHANKWSNIADSAATQWTLGYNYNLSKRTKVYTYYTRINNSNGISYLNGGSTISSLRASGGAGKDFSSFAVGIRHNF